One Candidatus Acidiferrales bacterium genomic window, TAGCCTAGCTCCTTCTTCCAATACGATTTGATGGCTGCGACCGTATTCTCGGGCAACGGACCGAAGGAAATCGACCGGGCCATGTCCTGTCCATGCTCGAAACCCCAATCGAAGAACTTCATCACCGCCAGATTCATTTCCTTGGGAGCGTTCTTGCGCAGAATTTGCCAGGTGCAGCCGGAAATCGGCCACGTGTCCGGTCCCGTGTGGTCTGTGAGGATCACGTAAAAATCCTGCGCTTTCGTAAAGTCCACGTGCGCGGCGGCGTCCTGGAAGCCCTTGAGGCTGGGGCTCACAATCTTGCCGTCACGGTTGATCATGCGAGCATCGGACAGATGGCTTTCAAGAATGTATGCGTACTCCACATAGCCGATCGAACCGGGAATGCGCTGAACGTAGGAAGCCACTCCTTCGTTGCCTTTGCCGCCTACGCCAGCAGGCCAAGACACGGAAGTATTTGCTCCGACTTTATCCTTCCATTCCGGGCTGACCTTGGACAGATAGTCGCAGAATGTGAACGTCGTGCCAGATCCATCTGAGCGGTGGACGACAGTGATGTCCATATCCGGCAGATTCAAGCCAGAGTTCAGCTTGGCGATTTCCGGGTCGTTCCACTTCTTAACCTTACCCAGATAAATGTCAGCGACGAGCGACCCGCTGAGAACAAGCTGCTCAGGCTGGATTCCGGGAAGATTATAAACCAAGTCTTCGCCAGCTACGGCAGTGGGGAATTGGATCAGGCCCGCACTGCTCAAATCTTCGGGTTTGAGCGGCATGTCACTCGCACCAAACGCCACGGTGCCAGCCTTAATCTGCGCGATTCCGCCACCTGACCCGATGGATTGATAGTTCACCTCTACCCCGTTATTCTGCTGATAAGCAGCAGCCCATTTGGCTACCAAGGGGTACACCCAAGTGCTGCCTGCGCCCGTCAACGTGGACTGCGCCGAAGCGGCAAGTCCAACCAAGGAAAGAGCCAGGAGGATTGCCGTCAGTCTAAGCGATTTCATGATTTGCTTCTCCTCGGAGATTTAAGTTTGGCAGTTCTATTGTTACAGTTGTGTTACATTTCGATGACTGTTGTGAGAAAGCCCTTCCCTAGAGATGCCTCACCTTATATGTCTTACCGTCGTAGCCCTTTTCTACACGTCAGGATGCAAGAGGGTTAAGTTTTAAGACGCTTGGGAACGTCCGTTGTTCCCAAGCGTCTTGTTACATACAAAACGCGCGACCGCAGGAACGGTGCGGTTTACGGCAAGTCGTAGCGCAAGTCGACGAAGGCCATGCCCAAGTGGGCACTGGCCGCGTTTGCGGGAGTTCCCGTAATGGACCACGGATTCCGCGACAGATAGGAAACCTGAGTGATCAGCTTCAGGTCACCGTAGTCACGGTTCTTCCACATGGTCTGGATCAGGCCGATGGTCGGCTCGCTTATGATGCGATTCTGAGAGCTATTGGAGCCGGGATAGCCATACCCGGTGTAGGTCGTTGTTCCGCCTGTGCCTGTCGTCGCTTGGAAATCGTGGCCGATATAGATACCGCCGTAGTAGGCATAAAGCAGGGTGTTTTTGATGGTATCCTCAAAGCCGCCAATCCACGATCCTGCATGGACGGGCGAAGGAACGAAATTGCCGGCGGTGTTGACGTTTACAGTGAAATCGGGTGCCTGCTGGAAGATATAACGACCTCCACCGTCGCTCCAGAAAGTGTTGGCGATCAAATGAAAGTTCTTGGCGATTTCGAAGTTGGCGTTGACAGAACCGCCGCCACCGGACTTGGTGACGTTTCCGAGGCCAGGCGTGTTGAGGCGAAATGCGCGGTAAATACCGGCCACTTCGATGTGGAGGTTGCGGCCTCCGCCATTCGGATGGGTATCAAATGCAAGCTTTGATTCGATGTCCGGCGCTTTGTTCGGAGTCTTCGGGTTTCCACCACTATCATCAACCTGTGCGGTGTTAAAGCCGGTTGGGAAGGTGACGAGCCCGCCGGTATACTGCTCGGGATCCTCAAGAGCAAAACCCCAAGTGATGTTGTCGTTGGCATGATAAACGAGGCGAACACCAGGTGTACGGAGCCAAACCAAGCCCACCTGGTAGTTCGTATCCATGTCTTGGGAGTAGAAGATATCGCCCGGCATTGGTGAAATGCCGACGCGGTTTGGCGTCATCATGCTCCAAGACTGCCCCGCGAGGACTTCCCATTTGCCCTTGCGAACATCGACCCAATAGAGGCGCATACGAAGGGTATCCGAATGGCTGCCGATATAGACGTTGTTCGCGGCGTTGCCGAGGAAGTCCGCCTCGAGGTAGCCGCGGACTTTGAGGTCGCTGCTCGGGTTGGCGTCGATTTTCATTCCAACGCGAGAGTTCTGGGCGCTAAAACGCAGTTCGGATTCTT contains:
- the pstS gene encoding phosphate ABC transporter substrate-binding protein PstS, whose product is MKSLRLTAILLALSLVGLAASAQSTLTGAGSTWVYPLVAKWAAAYQQNNGVEVNYQSIGSGGGIAQIKAGTVAFGASDMPLKPEDLSSAGLIQFPTAVAGEDLVYNLPGIQPEQLVLSGSLVADIYLGKVKKWNDPEIAKLNSGLNLPDMDITVVHRSDGSGTTFTFCDYLSKVSPEWKDKVGANTSVSWPAGVGGKGNEGVASYVQRIPGSIGYVEYAYILESHLSDARMINRDGKIVSPSLKGFQDAAAHVDFTKAQDFYVILTDHTGPDTWPISGCTWQILRKNAPKEMNLAVMKFFDWGFEHGQDMARSISFGPLPENTVAAIKSYWKKELGYSL